TCAGTAATGTCATGTATTAATGTGTTGTCTCTGGATTACCCTCCTGAATCCACCATTACAAGGGACTGGCTGTGATGCTAATAAAGTTAGCACCTGACCAATTGACCAAGCAATTGACTGGACTGTCAGCTTTGTTCCCTGTCCTGCCCTGTACTGTAGAGacccccccctcccacacacacacctgtcccCCGGCACTCTACAATACACTGTCTCGACACAGACAGCACGCAATATACAATACAAAGGTAATGCGTGtcttataaacactgcagggggttgcattttaaatagttacaaaaagaagaaaacacaaagaaagtcaGGGTACCATCAAGAGGGGTCACAGCCACGGCTGCCACAGCACCGGCTCCACAGCCCGCTATGAAGGAGTGATAGAAGGGGGCCGTCTCCCCAGGGCTTCTCGGCCCCAGCTTGTTGAGGTTGGCAAACAGGGGGAAGTAGATCATGGAGAACGGCACATCCCTGGACAGAGGAAACAGAACACCCTCTTTAAACAAGCATTCTGAGCTGACTGTGTGCACACTAGAACTGTGAACGTAGGGGTGATAAAGTAATACTTTATACCATTTACTGTGGTTTTTTGCTATATCTAATTTCTTACTTGCTTAATTTCCTGATATCCATCGCTTTCTGATGCTGTTTGAGATTACCAGAACTACTAACTACTCTAGTAAAATAGTCCTTTTCAATCACTGGCTCTGTTTTAGTAAAAGCTGAATTTTTGAAGGGAGTTGGTCATTTCTGTCCCTGTTATAACTGTGGTTTTGTATGAAGATGCCCAAATCACTGTTGCAGAGGGGGATGAAATTACAGTCGCACATCCCCCAGTATGTGCGACTATAATTTCAAAACCACTGTAATTTTCAAAACCACCTCACTTCTGAAATTCAGCCTTTAGGAATGTTATAGAAAGTTGCTGAAAAAGGACAATAGTTGGTAgcagaaacagagacacacacattaaaaagttaagaaattaaattttaaattgctACTGCGTGTCAGTAAAAGCTGTACCATCTGCTGGTTTACCTTTTTGCTGAGGAATGTAAATAGTCCCAAAATTTACAGACATAATAACAAGAACAGCATTTATATTACGAAAAAAAGAGGACAAGGCATTCCCTGTGTCTCAAGATAGAAGGGTTACTGGCTGACCTGACCAGCGTGGCGCCGATTCCTCTGTAGAGCCCGCTGATCCCTTTGGTTTTCAGGAGCTCCCTGGCCAGCATAGTGGCGGAAGGGCGCCTGCGGGCGGCTGCTGTGCTGGTGGAGAATGATCGGGCCTGGGGAGGAGGAGAGCCACCGGCTGCAGACACAGTCTTCTGGGCAGCTGGAATCAGTGAAGCAGACCACATTATTGCTGccatttttttctctccctgCTATGCCTGATTATTGTGAAAGCCCCCTTTTTCATAAACTTTGTATGTAATTGTTTGAACTACTGTCTCCCACTTTCAACGTGCGTGAATTGTGATGTCTTAACTTTAACAAAGCAGACCAAACATTTTAAGTACCCATGTGCTAGCAACTACAGTATATTAGAATTTGAGAGGGCTTGAAAGCAGGTGCTGTAGTCAGCTATGAGAAAGGCCCAGTAACAGACAaggtctgtgctggctatctgatGCATGCATGATCCTATAGGGGGGGGTCGGGAGCCCCAGTAATGTCTGCCTGTTgatcatggcagtgacactgagaggttgggtgagggtgtgttgtctctccctctctctgagtggtcaggAGGCAGGCCTTGTGTGGGGGGGGGTCGCTTGACctataaaaataatgctttgcTATTCCTCAGCCCTGCCCATCTAGGAAGAACAACAGTGGAAGCCCTGTTTGTGAGGTTATGGATTGGTATACAGAAGGTCGCCTATGTCTGGAGCGAAAAAGAGAGACAGGCAAGCAaggcaaaattaaaataatgtacctgAGTGGGGACGTGTGTAGTTAGCAGCGAAAACCCTGGGCAACCCCACAGAGTATAGTAGAGGAATAGCAAAGCGCAGGCTGAAGACCCAAGCCGTACGAGTAGCCATGGCGGGGGATGctgcaacttttatttgtagttttgttattgtgatttatttccctttttgcttgtattattatttgacacacctgtgtgtgtgtattcagtaTTCTGCTCCTATTTACCATCCATGGAACTGGAGTGAACCAGCAACACAGTGCCACCCTCCCACAggcccttatacagtaaaatacaatatttagtaGGGCTGGAAGTTTCAGTTCGATGAATTAAGCTCAAATGTCCGGTGTTTGAGTTTTTCAGACTTTTTCAAGCTTTTGTAAGGGTGCACAGCACTACTGTAGGCATCTGCTataatattatattgtgtttatgaaACACAGGCACAATATTTGCATTCACTGTGAACATAACTAAACAAAACTCTAATTGTAGTACAACACCCTGTGATCTATAATACAACACCAGTCTTCTAAAATCTGAGTAGCAGCTTCTGTTTCTGTAGACGTGCTCCTACTACTGTCCCACAAAGACAGCCAGCTGCAACATCATCAATAACATTCATTCTTACTGGtttaaaacatgcacacacaataTGGCAGTTTTGCAGTTCCAATCGTAAAACAAAGAGTTACATTGTGATGCAATTAGGCTATACTATAGTTACACAATTGTTACACAATACAAAACGTTACATTGAATAAATAGTAGTACAGTCAAAGTAGTTTGCATTTATGAGGATTTTGGCTGAAAGTTCACACACCCTTAGCACTTAGTATAGTTTCTGTCAGCAGGGTCTAACCGTGAATTAACAACACTGGTGAATTATCACATCATGAAACATCAATGGAGCACTGTCCAGTatgagaataaataaacaaaacaaataggaattaacaaattaaagaaCTGTAAAATTATGAAGAAATGACATACCGTAATTTTAATTATACATGTATTGAAAGTAAAAGTGTTTTGTGGTGTATTAAATTGAGGCCTATTTTACTTACCTAGTCTACCTGCATCCTGGAGCTGGATTTTGAGCATTTCCATGGGTGTGGTAATAATGACTTGGCAGGTCCCAGCTCCACACCCTGCTAACATCTCTTTAAAAAGAGTaagtttttttctaaatgaaaaaagacaGATAATGTAATTATATAGTGGAATCTGAACAGTGAGCTGAAAGTATCTGAAatataacccttttttttttgtttttacagttttatgtCATAGGATACATGCtatcatataaaacaaacaacaatgatGATTAGGACCGTCGTGATGCGTACCCTGAGTGGAATCAAACAGCTCACACATGACTGGTCtgaaatgttattattactatttgtcTGAATGTTTGTTAACATTCTCAGTGTCTATGTTTCATAGCTCCGATAATGTTATAATCTGTATCTGCCTTCATCTGACTTGTTTTGAACTTGTCTAGAGAATCCTAAATGGCAGGATCTTCCTCATGCCATTCAAA
This window of the Polyodon spathula isolate WHYD16114869_AA chromosome 7, ASM1765450v1, whole genome shotgun sequence genome carries:
- the slc25a18 gene encoding mitochondrial glutamate carrier 1 isoform X3, with amino-acid sequence MYRGAAVNLTLVTPEKAIKLAANDFFRNLLSNDGKKLTLFKEMLAGCGAGTCQVIITTPMEMLKIQLQDAGRLAAQKTVSAAGGSPPPQARSFSTSTAAARRRPSATMLARELLKTKGISGLYRGIGATLVRDVPFSMIYFPLFANLNKLGPRSPGETAPFYHSFIAGCGAGAVAAVAVTPLDVIKTRLQTLRKGVGEDTYRGTVDCARRIWQREGYSAFLKGAGCRALVIAPLFGIAQVVYFFGIGEYLLANLG